A window from Theobroma cacao cultivar B97-61/B2 chromosome 3, Criollo_cocoa_genome_V2, whole genome shotgun sequence encodes these proteins:
- the LOC18606720 gene encoding uncharacterized protein LOC18606720 isoform X1: MVKPQRPPSGRTNLASCIVATIFLIFVVIIVLIVYFTVFKPTDPKISVNAVQLPSFSIGNNSVSFTFSQYVTVKNPNRAAFSHYDSTIQLLYSGSQVGFMFIPAGKIEAGRTQYMAVTFAVQSFPFAAPNEASAATMTIPTPTTTTGPIGLVGGFGGSNNGYRVGPTMEIESRMEMAGRVRVLHFFTHHVDAKSGCRVTISVSDGSVLGFHC; the protein is encoded by the coding sequence aTGGTGAAGCCCCAAAGGCCGCCATCTGGCCGTACAAATCTAGCTTCATGTATTGTAGCAACAATTTTCTTGATCTTCGTTGTGATAATAGTGCTCATTGTTTACTTCACCGTTTTTAAACCTACAGACCCGAAGATCTCCGTTAACGCCGTCCAGCTTCCGTCGTTCTCCATCGGTAACAACTCCGTTAGCTTCACTTTTTCCCAATACGTCACCGTTAAAAACCCTAACCGAGCCGCTTTCTCCCACTACGACAGCACTATCCAGCTCCTCTACTCGGGTTCTCAAGTCGGGTTCATGTTCATACCCGCTGGTAAGATCGAGGCGGGTCGGACCCAGTACATGGCTGTCACTTTCGCCGTTCAGTCATTTCCCTTCGCGGCACCAAATGAGGCGTCGGCGGCAACGATGACAATTCCCACTCCCACTACGACGACGGGACCCATTGGGCTGGTTGGTGGGTTTGGCGGGAGCAATAATGGGTATCGAGTTGGGCCCACGATGGAGATTGAGTCTCGGATGGAGATGGCGGGTCGGGTTCGGGTTCTGCATTTCTTCACCCATCACGTGGATGCTAAATCTGGGTGTAGAGTCACCATTTCTGTGAGTGATGGATCTGTGTTAGGGTTTCActgctaa
- the LOC18606720 gene encoding uncharacterized protein LOC18606720 isoform X2, giving the protein MAEITQEIKPPKMQKTRQRKDPKISVNAVQLPSFSIGNNSVSFTFSQYVTVKNPNRAAFSHYDSTIQLLYSGSQVGFMFIPAGKIEAGRTQYMAVTFAVQSFPFAAPNEASAATMTIPTPTTTTGPIGLVGGFGGSNNGYRVGPTMEIESRMEMAGRVRVLHFFTHHVDAKSGCRVTISVSDGSVLGFHC; this is encoded by the exons ATGGCTGAAATAACCCAAGAAATCAAACCTCCCAAAATGCAGAAGACAAGGCAAAGAAAAG ACCCGAAGATCTCCGTTAACGCCGTCCAGCTTCCGTCGTTCTCCATCGGTAACAACTCCGTTAGCTTCACTTTTTCCCAATACGTCACCGTTAAAAACCCTAACCGAGCCGCTTTCTCCCACTACGACAGCACTATCCAGCTCCTCTACTCGGGTTCTCAAGTCGGGTTCATGTTCATACCCGCTGGTAAGATCGAGGCGGGTCGGACCCAGTACATGGCTGTCACTTTCGCCGTTCAGTCATTTCCCTTCGCGGCACCAAATGAGGCGTCGGCGGCAACGATGACAATTCCCACTCCCACTACGACGACGGGACCCATTGGGCTGGTTGGTGGGTTTGGCGGGAGCAATAATGGGTATCGAGTTGGGCCCACGATGGAGATTGAGTCTCGGATGGAGATGGCGGGTCGGGTTCGGGTTCTGCATTTCTTCACCCATCACGTGGATGCTAAATCTGGGTGTAGAGTCACCATTTCTGTGAGTGATGGATCTGTGTTAGGGTTTCActgctaa
- the LOC18606721 gene encoding phosphatidylinositol 4-kinase gamma 2, translated as MSVADVALSPVRQEAIRSPGYCNNQPSESILVYLSVAGSVIPMRVLESDSIASVKLRIQTCKGFVVKKQKLVFGGRELARNDSLVKDYGVKGGNVLHLVLKLSDLLLITVRTTCGKEFELHVDRYRNVGYLKQRIARKGKGFVDVDEQEIFCNGERVDDQRLIDDLCKDNDAVIHLLVQKSAKVRAKPVEKDLELSVVAESDIDERRGSVGGEKNQSEGLQIVTKEPIVRDFWLKPVTVNPKVKLPSFMWDMIHSTFDGLEIGNQPIRSSEGTGGTYFMQDKLGLHHVSIFKPIDEEPMAVNNPQGLPVSTNGEGLKKGTRVGEGAVREVAAYILDHPKSGPRSLSGEMMGFAGVPPTCMVQCLHKGFNHPKGYECAPEDVKVGSLQMFMKNSGSCEDMGPGGFPVEEVHKISVFDIRMANADRHAGNILIGKREGGQTMLIPIDHGYCLPENFEDCTFDWLYWSQSRQPYSPDTIDYIKSLDAEQDIALLKFYGWDVPVECARTLRISTMLLKKGVERALTPFAIGSIMCRETVNKESVIEQIVREAQDSLLPGMSEAAFIETVSQVMDSWLDKLTN; from the exons ATGTCTGTTGCCGATGTTGCTTTGAGTCCTGTTCGTCAAGAAGCGATTCGCTCCCCTGGTTATTGCAATAACCAGCCGAGTGAGTCGATCTTGGTTTACCTTTCGGTTGCCGGTTCGGTGATTCCAATGCGAGTTTTGGAGTCGGACTCGATTGCCTCCGTTAAGCTTCGGATCCAGACATGCAAAGGCTTTGTAGTGAAGAAACAGAAGCTTGTTTTCGGAGGCAGAGAATTGGCTCGTAACGATTCGCTTGTTAAAGACTACGGCGTGAAAGGTGGGAATGTTTTGCATTTAGTTTTAAAGCTTTCCGATCTTTTGCTTATCACTGTACGGACTACTTGTGGGAAAGAATTTGAATTACATGTTGATAGGTATAGAAATGTTGGGTATTTGAAACAAAGGATAGCAAGAAAAGGGAAGGGTTTTGTAGATGTTGATgaacaagaaatattttgtaacGGGGAAAGAGTTGATGACCAAAGGcttattgatgatttatgtAAAGATAACGATGCTGTGATCCATTTGTTGGTTCAGAAATCAGCCAAAGTTCGAGCTAAGCCTGTTGAGAAAGACTTGGAACTCTCGGTTGTTGCTGAGAGTGATATAGATGAGCGGAGAGGGAGTGTAGGAGGAGAGAAAAACCAATCCGAGGGACTTCAGATTGTGACAAAGGAGCCAATTGTTAGAGATTTCTGGTTGAAACCGGTTACTGTTAATCCTAAGGTGAAATTGCCTTCTTTTATGTGGGACATGATACATTCGacgtttgatggtttggagattGGGAATCAGCCAATTAGATCATCTGAAGGGACTGGAGGGACTTATTTTATGCAAGATAAATTGGGGCTTCATCATGTTTCCATTTTTAAGCCAATTGATGAGGAGCCAATGGCTGTGAACAACCCACAGGGGTTACCTGTATCAACGAATGGTGAAGGGTTGAAAAAGGGTACAAGGGTTGGAGAGGGAGCAGTGAGAGAAGTGGCTGCTTATATATTGGATCATCCAAAGAGTGGACCTCGATCTTTGTCAGGTGAGATGATGGGGTTTGCCGGTGTACCCCCTACCTGCATGGTTCAGTGCTTGCACAAAGGATTTAACCATCCGAAGGGGTACGAATGTGCACCTGAGGATGTTAAGGTTGGGTCGTTACAGATGTTTATGAAGAACTCTGGGAGTTGTGAGGACATGGGTCCTGGGGGTTTCCCTGTGGAAGAAGTGCACAAGATCAGTGTGTTCGATATAAGAATGGCAAATGCTGATAGACATGCTGGGAATATTCTGATTGGCAAAAGGGAGGGTGGCCAGACCATGCTTATTCCAATTGATCATGGCTATTGCCTGCCTGAGAAT TTTGAGGATTGCACATTTGATTGGCTTTACTGGTCACAATCACGACAGCCTTACTCTCCAGACACCATTGACTATATAAAGTCACTTGATGCGGAACAAGATATTGCACTTCTGAAATTTTATGGGTGGGATGTTCCTGTTGAGTGTGCTCGCACACTTCGTATCTCTACCATGCTTTTGAAAAAAGGGGTTGAGAGAGCTCTCACTCCCTTCGCCATTGGAAGCATCATGTGCAGAGAAACTGTGAACAAGGAATCTGTGATTGAGCAGATTGTTCGTGAAGCTCAGGATTCCTTACTTCCAGGCATGAGTGAAGCAGCATTTATTGAAACTGTCTCTCAAGTCATGGACTCTTGGCTTGACAAGCTCACAAATTAA
- the LOC18606722 gene encoding GDSL esterase/lipase 7, with the protein MVTNILVAILFLISTILSHSKALRFPQELFNFSSNQISIVDNPSRPPSSSASPTPLLSPASPTVSSPLVPALFIIGDSTVDCGNNNFLGTFARADRPPYGRDFDTHQPTGRFSNGRIPVDYLALHLGLPFVPSYLGQAGELEDMLHGVNYASAAAGVIFSSGSELGQHISFTHQIQQFTDTYQQFVLSLGEDVANDLISSSVLYISIGINDYIHYYLRNVSNVQNLYLPWGFNQFLASTMRQEIKNLYNINVRRLVIMGLPPIGCAPYYLWRYKSNKGECIEEINDMIMEFNFVMRYMTEELLHELPDAHIIFCDVFQGSMDIIQNHKRYGFKATADACCGLGRYKGWIMCMSPEMACRDASNHIWWDQFHPTDAVNAILADNVWSSRHTEMCYPMNLEKMVVSKPE; encoded by the exons ATGGTGACCAATATTCTTGTTGCCATCCTTTTTCTTATCTCCACCATCTTGTCACACTCGAAAGCTCTCCGATTCCCTCAAGAGCTCTTCAACTTTTCCTCAAATCAAATCTCCATTGTTGATAACCCCTCCAGGCCACCTTCTTCTTCAGCCTCTCCAACTCCATTGTTATCGCCTGCAAGTCCTACAGTTTCTTCCCCTCTGGTCCCTGCACTATTCATTATTGGGGACTCAACCGTTGACTGCGGCAACAACAACTTTCTTGGTACTTTTGCTCGTGCTGATCGCCCTCCTTATGGTCGAGATTTCGACACCCATCAGCCCACTGGACGCTTCAGTAATGGAAGAATCCCAGTTGATTATCTCG CATTGCATCTTGGACTTCCCTTTGTGCCGAGTTATCTTGGACAAGCAGGAGAGCTCGAGGATATGCTTCATGGTGTCAATTATGCATCTGCTGCCGCTGGCGTTATATTCTCAAGTGGATCAGAGTTG GGTCAGCACATCTCATTCACCCACCAAATTCAGCAGTTCACTGATACTTACCAGCAGTTTGTTTTAAGCCTGGGTGAGGATGTAGCAAATGATCTCATCTCCAGTTCGGTGCTTTACATTTCTATTGGGATAAATGACTATATACATTACTATTTGCGTAATGTATCTAATGTGCAAAACCTATACCTACCTTGGGGTTTCAACCAGTTCTTAGCATCTACAATGAGGCAGGAAATAAAG AACTTGTACAACATAAATGTTAGGAGACTGGTGATCATGGGGTTACCACCCATTGGTTGTGCTCCTTACTACTTGTGGCGGTACAAGAGCAACAAGGGAGAGTGTATTGAAGAGATAAATGACATGATTATGGAGTTCAACTTTGTCATGAGATACATGACCGAGGAGCTTCTTCATGAGCTTCCTGATGCTCACATAATTTTCTGTGATGTGTTTCAAGGGTCCATGGATATAATTCAGAACCATAAGCGTTATG GTTTTAAAGCTACAGCTGATGCTTGCTGTGGGTTAGGGAGATATAAAGGATGGATCATGTGCATGTCACCAGAAATGGCATGTCGTGATGCTTCCAATCACATCTGGTGGGACCAGTTTCATCCAACTGATGCAGTGAATGCCATCCTTGCAGACAATGTTTGGAGCAGCCGGCACACAGAAATGTGCTATCCCATGAACTTGGAAAAAATGGTTGTCTCCAAGCCTGAGTAA
- the LOC18606723 gene encoding calcineurin B-like protein 7 isoform X5: MGCACVKRLVGYEDTAILAAQTCFKETEVKALYKLFRKLSSSLVDDGYISKEEFQLGLFRNSNEQSLFADRIFQLFDTNHDGFLDFGEFIRSLSVFHPDAPHSEKVAFAFQLYDIGQSGFIEPEETFEDADSKRDGKIDLEEWKEFVARNPTMLKNMTVPYLKDMTTAFPSFVLRSDIEDDPSFENTGLKHE; this comes from the exons ATGGGCTGCGCTTGCGTGAAGCGGCTGGTTGGATATGAAGACACAGCCATTCTTGCTGCTCAAACCTGCT TTAAAGAAACTGAAGTTAAAGCTTTATATAAGCTGTTCAGGAAACTAAGCAGTTCTCTAGTCGATGATGGCTATATAAGCAAG GAAGAGTTTCAGCTGGGCTTATTCAGAAACAGCAACGAGCAAAGTCTCTTTGCAGACAGG ATCTTCCAGCTCTTTGACACCAACCATGATGGGTTTCTGGATTTTGGAGAGTTCATTCGATCTCTGAGCGTCTTTCACCCAGACGCTCCTCACTCAGAAAAAGTTGCTT TTGCATTTCAATTGTATGATATAGGGCAATCTGGCTTCATCGAACCTGAGGAG ACATTTGAAGATGCAGATTCAAAAAGAGATGGAAAGATTGATCTGGAAGAGTGGAAGGAATTCGTAGCTCGCAATCCAACTATGCTGAAAAATATGACTGTCCCATATTTGAA GGACATGACAACTGCTTTTCCCAGTTTTGTACTGAGATCAGATATTGAAGATGATCCTTCTTTTGAGAACACTGGACTGAAACATGAATGA
- the LOC18606723 gene encoding calcineurin B-like protein 7 isoform X1 produces MGCACVKRLVGYEDTAILAAQTCFKETEVKALYKLFRKLSSSLVDDGYISKEEFQLGLFRNSNEQSLFADRIFQLFDTNHDGFLDFGEFIRSLSVFHPDAPHSEKVAFAFQLYDIGQSGFIEPEEVKEMIWALLDESDLILSDDDVEVIIDKTFEDADSKRDGKIDLEEWKEFVARNPTMLKNMTVPYLKDMTTAFPSFVLRSDIEDDPSFENTGLKHE; encoded by the exons ATGGGCTGCGCTTGCGTGAAGCGGCTGGTTGGATATGAAGACACAGCCATTCTTGCTGCTCAAACCTGCT TTAAAGAAACTGAAGTTAAAGCTTTATATAAGCTGTTCAGGAAACTAAGCAGTTCTCTAGTCGATGATGGCTATATAAGCAAG GAAGAGTTTCAGCTGGGCTTATTCAGAAACAGCAACGAGCAAAGTCTCTTTGCAGACAGG ATCTTCCAGCTCTTTGACACCAACCATGATGGGTTTCTGGATTTTGGAGAGTTCATTCGATCTCTGAGCGTCTTTCACCCAGACGCTCCTCACTCAGAAAAAGTTGCTT TTGCATTTCAATTGTATGATATAGGGCAATCTGGCTTCATCGAACCTGAGGAG GTCAAGGAGATGATTTGGGCTCTTCTAGATGAGTCTGACTTGATTCTTTCTGATGATGATGTCGAAGTCATTATTGATAAG ACATTTGAAGATGCAGATTCAAAAAGAGATGGAAAGATTGATCTGGAAGAGTGGAAGGAATTCGTAGCTCGCAATCCAACTATGCTGAAAAATATGACTGTCCCATATTTGAA GGACATGACAACTGCTTTTCCCAGTTTTGTACTGAGATCAGATATTGAAGATGATCCTTCTTTTGAGAACACTGGACTGAAACATGAATGA
- the LOC18606723 gene encoding calcineurin B-like protein 4 isoform X3, with product MGCACVKRLVGYEDTAILAAQTCFKETEVKALYKLFRKLSSSLVDDGYISKEEFQLGLFRNSNEQSLFADRIFQLFDTNHDGFLDFGEFIRSLSVFHPDAPHSEKVAFAFQLYDIGQSGFIEPEEVKEMIWALLDESDLILSDDDVEVIIDKTFEDADSKRDGKIDLEEWKEFVARNPTMLKNMTVPYLKKLYIGHCSISLIQSFLLF from the exons ATGGGCTGCGCTTGCGTGAAGCGGCTGGTTGGATATGAAGACACAGCCATTCTTGCTGCTCAAACCTGCT TTAAAGAAACTGAAGTTAAAGCTTTATATAAGCTGTTCAGGAAACTAAGCAGTTCTCTAGTCGATGATGGCTATATAAGCAAG GAAGAGTTTCAGCTGGGCTTATTCAGAAACAGCAACGAGCAAAGTCTCTTTGCAGACAGG ATCTTCCAGCTCTTTGACACCAACCATGATGGGTTTCTGGATTTTGGAGAGTTCATTCGATCTCTGAGCGTCTTTCACCCAGACGCTCCTCACTCAGAAAAAGTTGCTT TTGCATTTCAATTGTATGATATAGGGCAATCTGGCTTCATCGAACCTGAGGAG GTCAAGGAGATGATTTGGGCTCTTCTAGATGAGTCTGACTTGATTCTTTCTGATGATGATGTCGAAGTCATTATTGATAAG ACATTTGAAGATGCAGATTCAAAAAGAGATGGAAAGATTGATCTGGAAGAGTGGAAGGAATTCGTAGCTCGCAATCCAACTATGCTGAAAAATATGACTGTCCCATATTTGAA GAAGCTGTACATTGGCCATTGTTCTATTAGCTTGATACAGagctttttacttttttga
- the LOC18606723 gene encoding calcineurin B-like protein 7 isoform X2, producing the protein MGCACVKRLVGYEDTAILAAQTCFKETEVKALYKLFRKLSSSLVDDGYISKEEFQLGLFRNSNEQSLFADRIFQLFDTNHDGFLDFGEFIRSLSVFHPDAPHSEKVAFAFQLYDIGQSGFIEPEEVKEMIWALLDESDLILSDDDVEVIIDKTFEDADSKRDGKIDLEEWKEFVARNPTMLKNMTVPYLKDERINETSTFCGIQEAVHWPLFY; encoded by the exons ATGGGCTGCGCTTGCGTGAAGCGGCTGGTTGGATATGAAGACACAGCCATTCTTGCTGCTCAAACCTGCT TTAAAGAAACTGAAGTTAAAGCTTTATATAAGCTGTTCAGGAAACTAAGCAGTTCTCTAGTCGATGATGGCTATATAAGCAAG GAAGAGTTTCAGCTGGGCTTATTCAGAAACAGCAACGAGCAAAGTCTCTTTGCAGACAGG ATCTTCCAGCTCTTTGACACCAACCATGATGGGTTTCTGGATTTTGGAGAGTTCATTCGATCTCTGAGCGTCTTTCACCCAGACGCTCCTCACTCAGAAAAAGTTGCTT TTGCATTTCAATTGTATGATATAGGGCAATCTGGCTTCATCGAACCTGAGGAG GTCAAGGAGATGATTTGGGCTCTTCTAGATGAGTCTGACTTGATTCTTTCTGATGATGATGTCGAAGTCATTATTGATAAG ACATTTGAAGATGCAGATTCAAAAAGAGATGGAAAGATTGATCTGGAAGAGTGGAAGGAATTCGTAGCTCGCAATCCAACTATGCTGAAAAATATGACTGTCCCATATTTGAA GGATGAAAGAATTAATGAAACATCAACATTCTGTGGCATTCAGGAAGCTGTACATTGGCCATTGTTCTATTAG
- the LOC18606723 gene encoding calcineurin B-like protein 4 isoform X4: MGCACVKRLVGYEDTAILAAQTCFKETEVKALYKLFRKLSSSLVDDGYISKEEFQLGLFRNSNEQSLFADRIFQLFDTNHDGFLDFGEFIRSLSVFHPDAPHSEKVAFAFQLYDIGQSGFIEPEEVKEMIWALLDESDLILSDDDVEVIIDKTFEDADSKRDGKIDLEEWKEFVARNPTMLKNMTVPYLNVLVKN; this comes from the exons ATGGGCTGCGCTTGCGTGAAGCGGCTGGTTGGATATGAAGACACAGCCATTCTTGCTGCTCAAACCTGCT TTAAAGAAACTGAAGTTAAAGCTTTATATAAGCTGTTCAGGAAACTAAGCAGTTCTCTAGTCGATGATGGCTATATAAGCAAG GAAGAGTTTCAGCTGGGCTTATTCAGAAACAGCAACGAGCAAAGTCTCTTTGCAGACAGG ATCTTCCAGCTCTTTGACACCAACCATGATGGGTTTCTGGATTTTGGAGAGTTCATTCGATCTCTGAGCGTCTTTCACCCAGACGCTCCTCACTCAGAAAAAGTTGCTT TTGCATTTCAATTGTATGATATAGGGCAATCTGGCTTCATCGAACCTGAGGAG GTCAAGGAGATGATTTGGGCTCTTCTAGATGAGTCTGACTTGATTCTTTCTGATGATGATGTCGAAGTCATTATTGATAAG ACATTTGAAGATGCAGATTCAAAAAGAGATGGAAAGATTGATCTGGAAGAGTGGAAGGAATTCGTAGCTCGCAATCCAACTATGCTGAAAAATATGACTGTCCCATATTTGAA TGTCTTAGTGAAGAACTGA
- the LOC18606724 gene encoding calcineurin B-like protein 8, translating into MCAFKACFCLKKVRQKPGYEDPIILASETPFTVNEVEALHDLFKKLSSTIIDDGLIHKEEFQLALFQNSSKRNLFADRVFDLFDVKCNGVITFGEFVRSLSIFHPNAPESDKIAFLFRLYDLRQTGYIESEELKEMVFALLSESNLDLSDDVVESIVEKTMMEADMKGDGKIDEEEWREFVKKNPSIIRNMTLSYLKELTLAFPSFVLNSEVPD; encoded by the exons ATGTGCGCTTTCAAGGCTTGCTTTTGCTTGAAGAAAGTTAGACAGAAACCTGGGTATGAAGATCCTATCATTCTTGCTTCTGAAACACCTT TTACCGTGAATGAAGTAGAAGCTTTACATGATCTGTTCAAGAAGTTAAGCAGCACTATAATTGATGATGGTCTGATTCACAAG GAGGAATTCCAGCTTGCACTTTTTCAAAACAGCAGTAAGCGGAATCTCTTTGCGGATAGA gtatttgatttatttgatgttAAATGTAATGGGGTTATCACATTTGGAGAGTTTGTTCGGTCTTTAAGCATCTTCCATCCCAATGCTCCAGAATCAGATAAAATCGCAT TCTTATTTAGATTGTATGACCTACGACAGACTGGCTATATTGAAAGTGAAGAG TTGAAAGAGATGGTATTTGCTCTGCTTAGTGAATCAAATCTGGATCTTTCCGATGATGTAGTGGAATCAATTGTGGAAAAG ACCATGATGGAGGCAGATATGAAAGGAGATGGGAAGATTGATGAAGAAGAATGGAGGGAGTTCGTGAAAAAGAATCCGTCTATCATAAGGAACATGACTCTTTCATATTTGAA GGAATTAACGCTCGCGTTTCCCAGCTTTGTACTGAACAGTGAAGTCCCAGATTAG